One Pseudomonas tolaasii NCPPB 2192 genomic window carries:
- a CDS encoding prepilin-type N-terminal cleavage/methylation domain-containing protein encodes MRRRQQGFTLLEILVVLSLLSVLLVLVGGALLGANRAVAKAQRYTAGLDEVRAAQQFLRRSISEALPLNIDADEGFFSGAPERLTFVTTSPGVLGGGIQRVTVQRVGQDLQAAFSELEPQVLLSDIDSVQFSYRGLTPLGQATGWLGEWPWPKRLPDAVRIAATGKGPLPWVTQVVALRLSVPRGATAE; translated from the coding sequence GTGAGGCGCCGTCAGCAGGGGTTTACCTTGCTGGAAATCCTCGTGGTATTGAGCCTGCTCAGCGTGTTGCTAGTGCTGGTCGGCGGAGCCTTGCTGGGCGCCAATCGCGCGGTGGCCAAGGCCCAGCGCTACACGGCGGGTTTGGATGAGGTGCGCGCGGCCCAACAGTTTTTGCGCCGGTCAATCAGCGAGGCGTTGCCGCTGAATATCGACGCCGACGAAGGGTTTTTCAGCGGTGCGCCCGAACGCCTGACGTTCGTGACCACCTCTCCCGGTGTGCTCGGCGGCGGTATTCAGCGGGTGACTGTGCAGCGCGTCGGGCAGGATTTGCAGGCAGCGTTCTCCGAGCTGGAGCCCCAAGTGCTGTTGAGCGACATCGACAGCGTTCAATTCAGCTATCGCGGCCTCACGCCCCTGGGCCAGGCCACCGGCTGGCTGGGTGAATGGCCATGGCCCAAGCGGTTGCCTGACGCAGTGCGCATCGCGGCAACCGGCAAAGGGCCGCTGCCGTGGGTGACCCAGGTGGTTGCCCTGCGCCTGAGCGTGCCCCGTGGAGCGACCGCAGAATGA
- a CDS encoding type II secretion system protein GspK produces MRRQRGAALLLVLWVLALLSVLLGGLAGWVQLQSRQALWLRQQAQTVLAAEAGIALVMAAQPQVADGRETLLTFGDARLHVSLRSERGKLYLVNAEADDVMRLALACGATQAQATQIAKALDARRHQGQAPFRVLEELHQLPGMTPALYRQLLPEITLWSDLDRPDPAFASPLMREALNLPHADAEGADPGEMLEIDSRAERPGGYVARRQVTVLSSPMEDGAQPYRVLRWHE; encoded by the coding sequence ATGAGGCGTCAGCGCGGTGCGGCGCTGTTGCTGGTGCTGTGGGTATTGGCCTTGCTCAGCGTGTTGCTGGGCGGTCTGGCCGGTTGGGTGCAGTTGCAAAGTCGCCAGGCGTTGTGGCTGCGTCAGCAGGCCCAAACGGTACTGGCCGCCGAGGCGGGTATTGCGCTGGTCATGGCCGCGCAGCCCCAGGTGGCCGATGGCCGCGAGACCCTCTTGACCTTCGGCGACGCCCGATTGCACGTCAGCCTGCGCAGCGAGCGCGGCAAGTTGTATCTGGTCAACGCCGAGGCGGATGACGTCATGCGCCTGGCCCTGGCGTGCGGCGCGACCCAGGCCCAGGCGACGCAAATCGCCAAGGCCCTCGACGCGCGCCGCCATCAAGGCCAGGCGCCGTTTCGGGTGCTGGAAGAACTCCATCAATTGCCGGGCATGACCCCGGCGCTGTACCGCCAATTGCTGCCGGAAATCACCTTGTGGAGCGACCTCGATCGCCCCGATCCGGCCTTCGCCAGCCCGTTGATGCGCGAGGCACTGAACCTGCCGCACGCGGACGCCGAAGGTGCGGACCCTGGCGAGATGCTGGAAATCGACAGCCGCGCCGAACGCCCCGGCGGCTATGTGGCGCGGCGGCAAGTGACTGTTTTATCGAGCCCTATGGAGGACGGCGCGCAACCCTACCGGGTGCTGCGTTGGCACGAATGA
- a CDS encoding PilN domain-containing protein, whose amino-acid sequence MNRLEPIARHWRGSLLQQGWRLWLAELRACVPGWLARPEPPEQVHHWPLNAPVLPGPSRQVLMLAPDAVLLQNVQLPLAAARDLNTVVGYELDRFTPFEAGQLYFVAHLRQRTATHLDVTLVAILREHLDRILADCAALGLHPHRVDAGGLGIDLLPAPLRPRKPPRGLGLQRSLPWLCGALLIAAMLLWLNDRQRVVDAMRASVEQQKAEVAQVHALRQQLLNTRGAAQYLTRRKLAQPPLAALLNDLTTCLPADTWLDQLDVKDGEITISGQSAKASGLITRIKGCRRLENAQFEGVIQPDVRTGKDQFALRAHLRQEAADAPTPHTP is encoded by the coding sequence ATGAATCGACTGGAACCCATCGCCCGGCACTGGCGCGGCAGCCTGTTGCAACAGGGCTGGCGCCTGTGGCTTGCGGAACTGCGCGCGTGTGTGCCGGGCTGGCTGGCACGCCCGGAACCGCCGGAGCAGGTCCACCATTGGCCACTCAACGCGCCCGTTTTGCCCGGCCCTTCGCGCCAGGTGCTGATGCTGGCGCCGGATGCGGTGCTCCTGCAAAACGTGCAACTGCCGCTGGCCGCCGCGCGGGACCTGAACACGGTGGTCGGCTATGAGCTGGACCGCTTCACGCCCTTCGAAGCCGGGCAGCTGTACTTTGTCGCGCATCTGCGGCAGCGCACGGCCACTCACCTTGACGTGACGCTGGTGGCGATCCTGCGCGAACACCTGGACCGAATCCTCGCCGATTGCGCCGCCCTGGGCCTGCACCCTCATCGGGTGGATGCGGGTGGCCTGGGCATCGACTTGCTCCCGGCACCGCTGCGCCCTCGCAAGCCGCCGCGTGGCCTGGGCCTGCAACGCAGCCTGCCCTGGCTGTGCGGCGCGTTGCTGATTGCGGCGATGCTGCTGTGGCTCAACGACCGCCAGCGTGTGGTCGATGCCATGCGCGCCAGCGTGGAACAACAAAAAGCCGAGGTTGCCCAGGTGCATGCCCTGCGCCAGCAACTGCTCAATACCCGGGGGGCGGCGCAATACCTCACACGGCGCAAACTCGCCCAGCCACCGCTGGCGGCGCTGCTGAATGACCTCACCACCTGCCTGCCCGCCGATACCTGGCTCGACCAACTGGACGTCAAGGACGGCGAAATCACGATCTCCGGGCAGAGTGCCAAAGCCAGCGGCCTGATCACACGGATCAAAGGCTGCCGACGCCTGGAAAACGCCCAGTTCGAAGGGGTGATTCAACCCGATGTCCGCACCGGCAAAGACCAGTTTGCGCTGCGTGCCCACTTGCGCCAGGAGGCTGCCGATGCGCCGACCCCTCACACCCCGTGA
- the gspM gene encoding type II secretion system protein GspM, translating to MRRPLTPRERRGAALLLLALVVGIAYWLLVDSWFAGPLRAMGEHAEQLREQQQRYAGVLRQREALRQQLEQARQDPASSTSLLPGDDPDVVAADLMQRLADLVSSHASLGGGCSLTQRKPITPEQDGGEPYRQVQVSLTLNCAIEPLEALLHELEYQPPFLFVDELRIRRSREAPAIGGAGKLVVHLLVRGYLQPEVAR from the coding sequence ATGCGCCGACCCCTCACACCCCGTGAACGCCGTGGTGCGGCCTTGTTGCTGTTGGCGCTGGTCGTGGGGATCGCCTATTGGTTGTTGGTCGACAGCTGGTTTGCCGGGCCCTTGCGTGCCATGGGCGAACATGCTGAACAATTGCGCGAGCAGCAGCAACGCTATGCCGGTGTATTGCGCCAGCGCGAGGCCTTGCGCCAGCAGCTTGAGCAGGCACGGCAGGACCCGGCCAGCAGCACCAGCCTGTTGCCCGGCGATGACCCCGACGTGGTTGCCGCCGACCTGATGCAACGCCTGGCCGATTTGGTCAGTAGCCATGCCAGCCTCGGCGGCGGTTGCAGCCTGACTCAGCGCAAACCCATCACGCCGGAGCAGGACGGCGGCGAGCCCTACCGCCAGGTGCAGGTCAGTCTCACGCTCAACTGCGCCATCGAGCCGTTGGAAGCGTTGCTGCATGAGCTGGAGTATCAGCCGCCGTTTCTGTTTGTCGATGAGTTGCGCATCCGCCGCAGCCGCGAGGCCCCCGCCATTGGCGGTGCGGGCAAACTGGTGGTGCACTTGCTGGTGCGCGGTTACCTGCAACCCGAGGTGGCGCGATGA
- a CDS encoding general secretion pathway protein GspN: MIGVLRPLEWGLLGLAALLGVLMAVILSSIGDEPHWLPEPGTRAHPSPRVQVAPNVPLEDFSATWQTPLFSPDRSPDREAGPTRVSNLANFTLSGIMITGNLQMAWLKQANGPALTVRLGQRLPNGWRLEHLTPQYARFALDGRTQTLSLYAKRLPPPSTRPPVTLPREPLP; this comes from the coding sequence ATGATCGGTGTATTGCGCCCGCTGGAATGGGGCTTGCTCGGTCTGGCCGCGTTGCTCGGCGTGCTGATGGCGGTGATCCTCAGCAGCATCGGTGATGAACCGCACTGGCTGCCTGAACCGGGCACCCGCGCCCATCCTTCTCCCCGCGTGCAGGTGGCGCCCAATGTGCCGCTGGAAGACTTCTCCGCCACCTGGCAGACGCCACTGTTCAGCCCGGACCGCAGCCCGGACCGCGAGGCGGGCCCGACCCGGGTCTCGAACCTGGCCAACTTCACCCTCAGCGGCATCATGATCACCGGCAACCTGCAAATGGCCTGGCTCAAGCAGGCCAATGGCCCGGCCCTGACCGTGCGCCTGGGCCAGCGTTTGCCCAACGGCTGGCGCCTGGAACACCTCACCCCGCAATACGCCCGATTCGCGCTGGATGGCCGCACCCAAACCCTGAGCCTCTACGCCAAGCGTTTGCCGCCGCCGTCCACCCGCCCACCCGTGACTTTGCCCCGCGAGCCTCTCCCTTGA
- the gspD gene encoding type II secretion system secretin GspD encodes MRTSLFCLATAVSLGGCGAFPDRLDADDDLLHEALQGTGSQRPPTQTPAPESPRPETSSVPQRQVIRGNQQFVRPPAATMAAKEEGGDIVFNFADQPIEAVINSVLGDLLHENYSIAQGVKGNVSFSTSKPVDKKQALSILETLLSWTDNAMIRQGQRYVILPADQAVAGKLVPQMNVAAPSSGLSARLFPLRYISATEMQKLLKPFARENAFLLVDPARNVLSLAGTPEELANYQDTIDTFDVDWLKGMSVGVFGLQRASVAELMPELQAMFGADSGSPLAGMLRFLPIERTNSVVAISSQPQYLSEVGNWIHTIDEGGGNEPQMYVYDVRNMKAADLARYLRQIYGTGAIKDDPPAKVAPGLRTATLSSPNNSVQNPAPVPEDAEPDDTEVAPATRLEAGTRITAQKSSNQLLVRTRPVQWKEIEAAIKRLDNPPLQVQIETRILEVKLSGELDLGVQWYLGRLAGNASSTTVANASGSQGALGGGGAGLGATDSLFYSFVSANLQVALHALEKNGRTQVLSAPSLVVMNNQPAQIQVGDNIPISQTTVNTGASDTTLSSVEYVQTGVILDVVPRINPGGLVYMDIQQQVSDAERQTGDSDTPVNPRISTRSVSTQVAVQSGQTVLLGGLIKQDNAEGVSAVPYLGKIPGLRWLFGSTSKSKERTELIVLITPRVVTSSGQARQVTDDYREQMQLLRPREGR; translated from the coding sequence ATGCGCACCTCCCTGTTTTGCCTGGCCACCGCCGTCTCCCTGGGTGGCTGCGGCGCCTTTCCCGACCGCCTCGACGCGGACGATGACCTGCTTCACGAAGCCCTGCAAGGCACCGGCTCGCAACGCCCGCCAACCCAGACGCCTGCGCCCGAAAGCCCCAGGCCTGAAACCTCCTCAGTACCGCAACGCCAGGTGATCCGTGGCAACCAGCAGTTCGTGCGCCCGCCGGCCGCAACGATGGCCGCGAAGGAGGAGGGCGGCGACATCGTGTTCAACTTTGCCGACCAGCCCATTGAGGCGGTGATCAACAGCGTCTTGGGCGACCTGTTGCACGAAAACTACAGCATTGCCCAGGGCGTGAAGGGCAATGTGAGCTTTTCCACCTCCAAACCAGTCGACAAAAAGCAGGCGCTGTCGATCCTCGAAACCCTGTTGTCCTGGACCGACAACGCGATGATCCGCCAGGGCCAGCGCTATGTGATCCTGCCCGCCGATCAGGCGGTAGCCGGCAAACTGGTGCCGCAGATGAACGTTGCCGCGCCGTCCAGCGGGCTTTCGGCCCGGCTGTTTCCGCTGCGGTACATCTCCGCCACCGAGATGCAGAAACTGCTCAAACCCTTCGCCCGGGAAAATGCGTTTTTGCTGGTGGACCCGGCGCGCAACGTTCTGAGCCTGGCCGGCACGCCGGAGGAACTGGCCAATTATCAGGACACCATCGACACCTTCGACGTGGACTGGCTCAAAGGCATGTCGGTGGGGGTGTTCGGTCTGCAACGTGCGTCAGTGGCCGAGCTGATGCCCGAGTTGCAGGCCATGTTCGGCGCCGACAGCGGCAGCCCGTTGGCGGGCATGCTGCGGTTTTTGCCGATTGAGCGAACGAACTCGGTGGTGGCGATTTCTTCGCAGCCGCAGTACCTCAGTGAGGTGGGCAACTGGATTCACACCATCGATGAAGGCGGCGGCAACGAGCCGCAGATGTACGTTTACGACGTGCGCAACATGAAGGCTGCCGATCTTGCCAGGTACCTGCGGCAGATCTACGGTACGGGCGCGATCAAGGATGACCCGCCGGCGAAGGTGGCGCCGGGGTTGCGCACGGCGACCCTGTCTTCGCCCAACAACAGCGTGCAGAACCCTGCGCCCGTTCCGGAAGACGCTGAACCGGACGATACCGAGGTGGCACCCGCCACCCGCCTTGAAGCCGGCACCCGTATTACCGCGCAGAAAAGCAGCAACCAACTGCTGGTGCGTACCCGCCCGGTGCAGTGGAAAGAAATCGAGGCGGCGATCAAGCGCCTCGACAACCCGCCACTGCAAGTGCAGATCGAGACGCGCATTCTGGAAGTCAAACTCAGTGGTGAACTGGACCTCGGCGTGCAGTGGTATCTGGGGCGTCTGGCCGGCAATGCTTCCAGCACCACCGTGGCCAACGCCTCAGGCAGCCAGGGCGCGCTGGGCGGTGGCGGGGCGGGGTTGGGGGCGACGGATTCGCTGTTCTATTCGTTTGTCAGTGCCAACCTGCAAGTGGCCTTGCACGCGCTGGAGAAGAACGGGCGCACCCAAGTGCTGTCGGCGCCGTCTTTGGTGGTGATGAATAACCAGCCGGCGCAGATTCAGGTGGGCGACAACATTCCGATCAGCCAGACCACGGTCAATACCGGCGCCTCGGACACCACGCTGAGCAGTGTCGAATACGTGCAGACCGGGGTGATTCTGGATGTGGTGCCGCGCATCAATCCGGGGGGGCTGGTGTATATGGATATTCAGCAGCAGGTCAGTGATGCCGAGCGCCAGACGGGCGACAGCGATACGCCGGTGAACCCGCGCATCTCGACGCGCTCGGTGTCGACGCAAGTGGCGGTGCAGAGTGGGCAAACGGTGTTGCTTGGCGGGTTGATCAAGCAAGACAACGCCGAGGGGGTCAGCGCTGTGCCCTATTTGGGCAAGATTCCGGGGTTGCGGTGGTTGTTCGGGAGTACCAGCAAGTCCAAGGAACGTACGGAATTGATTGTGTTGATCACCCCGCGGGTGGTGACCAGCAGCGGGCAGGCGCGGCAGGTGACGGATGATTATCGGGAGCAGATGCAGCTTTTGAGGCCCCGGGAGGGAAGATAG
- a CDS encoding methyl-accepting chemotaxis protein, which produces MRLSLKAKVLSLAIVPVLLFAAVISLTTVWILKTQARNEVDETRQRLLNDAKATLQSYVEVAMTTIQPLYDAAAPGDTAARAQVVKLLSNTRYGKDGYFFGYDSETVRLFKGNSPDGVGKSFKDNRDPNGVYLNRDLVKVGKDGTHYLQYSSTQPGQTELVPKLGYTEYLPKWDMVIGTSVNLDVIETQVAVVEAKVEKRMQGVLLSILGVAVVVLLVIAAVGMVLANTILRPLHLMKANLDDIAAGEGDLTRRLAITSRDELGDLAGAFNRFVDKIHGLVRQITEMTSQLTGLVSQVSDQAQRSEQAMERQRHETDQVATAINQMSSAAHEVARSAQGAAVAAQQTDVEGLAAKRVVDGSIAQIHALVNDIRSSGVSLDSLQQDVSSIVSVLGVIRSIAEQTNLLALNAAIEAARAGEAGRGFAVVADEVRALASRTQTSTQEIQGMIDRLQKGTVAAVDAMRRSSDAGDGTSVKANEAGASLDTMAQLIGTINSMNAQIASAAEEQTAVAEEINRSVHQIAVAVDSVADETRLGAQTSRSLADLGQRLGQLVGQFRI; this is translated from the coding sequence ATGCGTCTGAGCCTGAAGGCCAAAGTCCTGTCCCTCGCCATAGTGCCCGTATTGCTGTTCGCCGCTGTCATCAGCCTGACCACCGTGTGGATCCTCAAGACCCAGGCCCGCAATGAGGTGGACGAAACCCGCCAGCGCCTGCTCAACGACGCCAAGGCCACCCTGCAAAGTTACGTTGAGGTGGCCATGACCACCATCCAACCGCTCTACGACGCCGCCGCCCCAGGCGACACGGCCGCGCGCGCCCAAGTGGTCAAGCTCCTGTCCAATACCCGCTACGGCAAGGACGGCTACTTCTTCGGCTACGATTCCGAAACCGTCCGCCTGTTCAAGGGCAACAGTCCCGACGGTGTAGGCAAAAGCTTCAAGGACAACCGCGACCCCAACGGCGTCTACCTCAACCGCGACCTGGTCAAGGTCGGCAAGGACGGTACCCACTACCTGCAATACAGCTCGACCCAGCCCGGCCAGACCGAGCTGGTGCCCAAACTCGGCTACACCGAATACCTGCCCAAATGGGACATGGTCATCGGCACTTCGGTGAACCTCGACGTTATTGAAACCCAAGTGGCGGTGGTTGAGGCCAAGGTTGAGAAACGCATGCAAGGCGTACTGCTGAGTATCCTCGGCGTGGCGGTGGTGGTGCTGTTGGTGATTGCGGCGGTGGGCATGGTGCTGGCCAATACCATCTTGCGCCCCTTGCATCTGATGAAAGCCAACCTCGATGACATCGCCGCAGGCGAGGGCGATTTGACCCGTCGCCTGGCCATCACCAGCAGGGATGAGTTGGGTGACCTGGCGGGCGCGTTCAACCGTTTTGTCGACAAAATCCACGGCCTGGTGCGCCAGATTACCGAGATGACCTCGCAACTGACCGGCCTGGTGAGCCAGGTGTCGGATCAAGCCCAGCGGTCCGAACAGGCCATGGAACGCCAGCGTCACGAGACTGACCAGGTGGCCACCGCGATCAACCAGATGTCGTCCGCCGCCCATGAAGTGGCGCGCAGTGCCCAGGGGGCCGCCGTCGCCGCGCAGCAGACCGACGTCGAAGGCCTGGCCGCCAAGCGCGTGGTGGACGGCAGCATTGCGCAGATCCATGCACTGGTGAACGACATCCGCAGCAGCGGCGTGTCCCTCGACAGCCTGCAGCAGGACGTGTCGTCGATTGTCAGCGTGCTCGGGGTGATCCGCTCCATTGCCGAGCAGACCAACCTGCTGGCGCTTAACGCCGCCATCGAAGCCGCGCGGGCCGGGGAGGCCGGGCGCGGGTTTGCGGTGGTCGCCGATGAAGTACGTGCCCTGGCCAGCCGCACTCAAACCAGCACCCAGGAAATCCAGGGCATGATCGACCGCCTGCAGAAAGGCACGGTCGCCGCCGTGGATGCCATGCGCCGCTCCAGCGATGCCGGTGACGGCACCTCGGTGAAGGCCAATGAAGCCGGGGCGTCGCTGGACACCATGGCGCAGTTGATCGGCACCATCAATTCCATGAACGCGCAAATCGCCAGCGCCGCCGAAGAGCAAACCGCCGTGGCCGAAGAAATCAACCGCAGCGTGCATCAGATTGCCGTAGCGGTGGACAGTGTGGCGGATGAGACCCGGTTGGGTGCCCAGACGTCCCGCAGCCTGGCGGATTTGGGCCAGCGTTTGGGGCAATTGGTGGGGCAGTTCCGCATCTAG
- a CDS encoding SMP-30/gluconolactonase/LRE family protein, with protein MSTGSKKLRHLVFVVFLAVIAFLLLMPTKVQPVNWAPPKAPSMKDGPYAENQRLKGVQRIGAQGIAGPEALLLDAQGFLISGLHDGRIIRTAPDSHTLEVLANTGGRPLGMARHPDGRLIIADGVKGLLALDANRQLTTLSTAANGVPLGFTDDVAVDASGRYAYFSDASSRWGYGQDGEAVIEHGGDGRLLRYDFSTGATDVLLDHLQFANGVALGPDEHYVLVNETGAYRISRYWLKGERAGNHDLFIDNLPGLPDNLSFNGRDRFWVALYSPRNPLLDGFAGYPLLRKVMVRALMVVPKPLERKAFVLGLDTDGNVIANLQDGSAGNYSPITTAREYGDWLYLGSLKSTSMARLPLKLALARE; from the coding sequence ATGAGTACAGGCTCCAAAAAACTGCGTCATTTGGTATTCGTCGTGTTTCTTGCCGTGATCGCGTTTCTGTTGCTGATGCCAACCAAAGTCCAGCCGGTGAACTGGGCGCCGCCCAAGGCCCCATCGATGAAGGACGGCCCCTACGCCGAAAACCAGCGGCTCAAAGGCGTGCAAAGAATCGGTGCCCAAGGCATCGCCGGGCCCGAAGCCCTGCTGCTGGATGCCCAGGGGTTTCTGATCAGCGGGCTGCATGACGGGCGCATCATCCGCACCGCGCCCGACAGCCACACACTGGAGGTACTGGCCAACACCGGCGGGCGCCCGCTCGGCATGGCGCGCCACCCGGACGGGCGCTTGATCATTGCCGACGGCGTCAAAGGCCTGCTGGCCCTGGATGCCAATCGCCAACTCACTACCTTGAGCACCGCCGCCAATGGCGTGCCCCTCGGTTTCACCGACGACGTGGCGGTGGACGCCAGCGGGCGGTACGCCTATTTCAGTGACGCCTCCAGCCGCTGGGGCTACGGGCAGGATGGCGAGGCCGTGATCGAACATGGCGGCGATGGCCGCCTGTTGCGCTATGACTTCAGCACCGGCGCCACAGACGTTTTGCTCGACCATTTGCAGTTCGCCAACGGCGTGGCGCTGGGCCCGGATGAACACTACGTGCTGGTCAACGAAACCGGCGCCTACCGCATCAGCCGCTACTGGCTCAAAGGCGAGCGTGCGGGCAACCACGACCTTTTTATCGACAACCTTCCCGGCCTGCCGGACAACCTCAGCTTCAATGGCCGCGACCGCTTCTGGGTCGCCTTGTATTCACCCCGCAACCCGCTGCTGGATGGCTTCGCCGGCTACCCCCTGCTGCGCAAGGTGATGGTGCGAGCGCTGATGGTGGTGCCCAAGCCCCTCGAGCGCAAAGCCTTTGTGCTTGGGCTGGACACCGACGGCAACGTCATCGCCAACCTGCAGGATGGCAGCGCCGGCAATTACTCACCCATCACCACCGCTCGTGAATATGGCGACTGGCTGTACCTGGGCTCATTGAAAAGCACGAGCATGGCGCGGCTGCCGTTGAAGCTGGCGCTGGCCCGCGAATGA
- a CDS encoding sterol desaturase family protein produces MAHPTETFRARYRANVSSLYNPWLHATFVLAYGITCITLAWSSTEHITPLQWLTVPLTLVFFNLCIYLVHRHLGHHKHHLGRLFYARHTGDHHSFFTPGHMTFDNPRDWRVILFPAWLIVLHSLAVTLPAWWLLSQLSPNVAGLFAGCMILGYLLYEVFHACEHLPADHPVARLPWIRQMHRLHALHHRRELMQGRNFNIVLPLMDYLFGTLHWEPDSPQYNRKSS; encoded by the coding sequence ATGGCCCACCCCACCGAGACCTTCCGCGCACGCTACCGCGCCAATGTGTCATCGCTCTACAACCCCTGGCTCCACGCCACATTCGTGCTGGCCTACGGCATTACCTGCATCACCTTGGCCTGGTCCTCCACCGAGCACATCACCCCGTTGCAGTGGCTGACGGTTCCTCTGACGCTGGTCTTCTTCAACCTGTGCATCTACCTCGTACACCGTCATCTCGGCCATCACAAACATCACCTGGGCCGGCTGTTCTATGCCCGCCACACCGGCGACCACCACAGTTTCTTCACCCCCGGCCACATGACCTTCGACAACCCGCGCGACTGGCGCGTGATCCTGTTCCCTGCCTGGCTCATCGTGCTGCACAGCCTGGCCGTTACCCTGCCCGCCTGGTGGTTGCTCAGCCAACTGAGCCCCAACGTCGCCGGGCTGTTCGCCGGGTGCATGATCCTCGGCTACCTGCTCTACGAAGTGTTCCATGCCTGCGAACACCTGCCCGCCGATCACCCGGTGGCGCGCCTGCCGTGGATTCGCCAGATGCACCGGTTGCACGCCCTGCACCACCGTCGCGAGCTGATGCAGGGGCGCAATTTCAATATCGTTCTGCCGCTGATGGATTACCTGTTCGGCACCCTGCATTGGGAACCCGACAGCCCCCAATACAACAGGAAGTCGTCATGA